A window of Terriglobia bacterium contains these coding sequences:
- a CDS encoding helix-turn-helix transcriptional regulator, producing MWIDSGRKIKELREKMGKTQERVCQDAAWPYDLRTYQRIEGGTSRPRREKLIQILAKALQVANTSVVNSILTDYGFATLRDTECQEYKFTSPTLELQAAQNIVVSFTPPSLLVPQNGSMVTETDKIAPQEVKWQAKWAPDVEEETGIIIGLNSSRFIPWKQIQEELIKRLLPNVRMVPIGSTVELGEYNRRKDWIIRVINPDGVEIANIWIGGDPLKGYAYDGLVRIGVPSEDKTVLPTVWQVFQRYSNGTYVRVDNPYDNGMLKRAA from the coding sequence ATGTGGATTGATTCAGGGCGCAAAATCAAAGAACTTCGCGAGAAAATGGGGAAAACCCAAGAGCGCGTTTGTCAGGACGCCGCTTGGCCTTACGATCTACGCACTTATCAGCGTATAGAGGGTGGCACGTCAAGACCCCGGCGTGAAAAACTGATACAAATCTTGGCGAAGGCATTGCAGGTCGCAAATACTTCCGTTGTGAATTCGATTCTGACCGATTATGGATTTGCAACTCTCAGGGATACGGAATGCCAAGAGTACAAATTCACAAGTCCCACTCTCGAACTGCAAGCGGCTCAGAATATTGTCGTCAGCTTCACACCGCCTTCATTGCTCGTGCCACAAAATGGAAGTATGGTTACTGAAACTGACAAAATAGCTCCACAGGAAGTTAAGTGGCAAGCGAAGTGGGCACCGGACGTGGAAGAAGAAACCGGAATCATAATCGGTTTAAATAGCAGTCGATTCATTCCTTGGAAACAAATACAAGAAGAGCTGATCAAACGACTCCTGCCCAATGTACGGATGGTACCAATTGGAAGCACTGTAGAGCTCGGCGAGTACAACCGTCGCAAAGACTGGATAATTCGAGTCATCAATCCCGACGGCGTCGAGATCGCCAATATTTGGATCGGCGGAGATCCATTGAAAGGTTATGCATACGACGGCTTAGTCCGGATAGGTGTGCCGAGTGAGGACAAAACGGTTTTGCCGACAGTTTGGCAAGTATTCCAGCGGTATTCGAATGGGACCTATGTCAGGGTTGACAATCCGTACGATAACGGAATGCTGAAGCGTGCGGCATGA